Proteins encoded by one window of Anopheles maculipalpis chromosome 2RL, idAnoMacuDA_375_x, whole genome shotgun sequence:
- the LOC126559882 gene encoding uncharacterized protein LOC126559882 translates to MRCSVCNYYSWSYFIAFGEIFISFHIARAFLHCARSTSVLAKDLACSDVEPIFVLLVLYNLLSLLLIIGVTKRNEKLLQIYQTCTITLKASAIVRRIVLSATEYNESNVGKTIIELKIIIVFTLIFTLEALVVAGACRKMRREQQEQLYYIDVV, encoded by the exons atGCGTTGTTCGGTGTGCAATTACTATTCGTGGAGTTACTTCATCGCGTTTGGAGAAATCTTCATCTCGTTTCACATTGCCCGTGCCTTTCTGCACTGTGCACGTTCGACGAGCGTTTTAGCGAAGGATTTAGCCTGCAGCGATG TTGAGCCCATCTTCGTATTGCTCGTGCTGTACAACTTGCTATCGTTGCTGCTTATCATCGGTGTGACGAAG CGCAATGAAAAGCTCCTTCAGATATATCAAACATGCACAATCACCCTGAAAGCATCGGCCATCGTGCGTCGGATAGTACTCAGTGCGACAGAGTACAACGAGAGCAACGTAGGCAAAACCATTATTGAGCTTAAAATCATCATCGTGTTCACGC TCATCTTCACCCTGGAAGCGCTCGTAGTTGCAGGTGCCTGCCGGAAAATGCGACGTGAGCAGCAGGAACAACTTTACTACATTGACGTAGTTTAG
- the LOC126557750 gene encoding chaoptin-like: MLRYWLLAIVWGVASIALAEDNDFVDVCFEHEGEKPPHCEFIDFDDVFQTSSTDIKFNWSFITKLTISNKKIIGVPTKMFASLPNLESFIVLNSLFYREIDPNSFVDCNKLNHIEITGTNITLLDSHMFPKTPKLQYLLFHHNRIAEIKHDAFEFLGELEELNLSYNNLTRLPSGVFHMLRKLKTLDLNHNRLLLLSFDSWFPPDGAVALQYLDASYNQLVDMSWTEINVRKVNLKYNNLTTVHVNGNCSEFHASHNAIDTVTVGRNCSLEKLYLAHNRLQDFGWLMRCGETLRSLDISHNLQQKGIAEFVFLKQIIALNIECTNITLYYKTLHDLRKLRFLDISYNNLKKIDLENLTSQRLLERLMISGNPIANISIGSIKRNFPNLKTLGIYDLPWNSTSLSIAIDDLKKHDIQPYIRSDYLFDESKCPLKVTPSFGNDTEHDLGDDERSTDTHQHANAGDKTAEYVVIALLLCMVFGLLGKLFVDSRYFTVLFKERIQRRTSISHESLVSCDLNG; encoded by the exons ATGCTTCGGTACTG GCTATTGGCGATTGTGTGGGGTGTTGCATCGATTGCACTTGCCGAAGACAACGATTTTGTGGACGTGTGCTTCGAGCACGAAGGAGAAAAACCTCCGCACTGTGAGTTTATCGATTTTGACGATGTGTTTCAAACGTCCAGCACCGACATCAAGTTCAACTGGAGCTTCATCACGAAGCTAACGATCAGCAACAAGAAGATAATCGGTGTACCGACGAAAATGTTTGCCTCCCTGCCAAATCTCGAGAGTTTCATCGTTCTCAACAGCTTGTTCTACCGTGAAATTGATCCAAACAGTTTCGTCGACTGTAACAAGCTGAATCACATTGAAATTACCGGCACAAACATCACGCTGCTCGACTCGCACATGTTTCCGAAAACGCCGAAGCTCCAGTACCTTCTGTTTCATCACAACCGTATCGCGGAGATAAAGCACGATGCGTTCGAGTTTCTGGGCGAGCTGGAGGAACTCAATCTGTCGTACAACAACCTAACCCGATTGCCGAGTGGAGTGTTTCACATGCTTCGCAAGCTGAAAACGCTCGATCTGAACCACAACCGGCTTCTGCTGCTCAGCTTTGACAGTTGGTTTCCACCGGACGGTGCCGTCGCGCTGCAGTATCTCGATGCGTCCTACAACCAGCTGGTAGATATGTCCTGGACCGAGATTAACGTGCGCAAGGTAAACCTGAAGTACAACAATCTTACCACCGTACATGTCAATGGAAACTGTAGTGAATTTCATGCGTCCCACAACGCGATCGACACGGTAACCGTCGGACGCAACTGTAGTCTGGAGAAGCTCTATCTGGCCCACAACCGTTTGCAGGACTTCGGTTGGTTGATGCGCTGTGGCGAAACGCTCCGCTCGTTGGACATTTCGCACAATCTGCAGCAAAAGGGGATTGCCGAATTTGTGTTTCTTAAGCAAATCATCGCTCTCAACATTGAGTGTACCAACATCACCCTGTACTACAAAACGTTGCACGATTTGCGGAAACTGCGCTTCCTGGACATATCGTACAACAATTTGAAAAAGATCGATCTGGAAAATCTTACCTCACAGCGACTGCTGGAGCGACTGATGATCAGTGGCAATCCCATCGCCAACATCTCGATTGGATCAATAAAGCGCAATTTCCCCAACCTGAAAACGCTTGGCATCTACGATCTGCCCTGGAACTCTACCTCGCTATCGATCGCGATCGATGACCTGAAGAAGCATGACATTCAGCCCTACATACGGAGTGACTATCTGTTCGATGAATCGAAGTGCCCGCTAAAGGTGACACCATCGTTCGGTAACGACACCGAGCACGATCTGGGCGATGACGAACGATCGACGGATACGCATCAGCATGCTAATGCTGGTGATAAGACGGCCGAGTATGTTGTCATTGCATTGCTACTGTGTATGGTGTTTGGTCTGCTGGGTAAATTGTTTGTCGATAGCCGATACTTCACGGTGCTGTTTAAGGAACGCATTCAACGGCGAACGTCTATTTCTCACGAAAGCTTAGTTTCGTGTGATTTGAATGGCTAG
- the LOC126567186 gene encoding carboxypeptidase N subunit 2-like has translation MTKFTIAGLLVGLLTLNALVSYKSADAALCMCHVMSCVLINGNSSILKDAELYCPAIMKTIHDILVLRFNETTLAADILDAYTNLTSIELLEGSIQRIEPGAFEKLPNLIKIDIRRQNISTLEDYTFRGLGALEILDLFSNNLTSIAPFAFDGLKSLSRLTLSGNKLTQLPAKLISSSPMLKSIALSHNLLTSLPEGFFDNIDFLLRLDLTNNRLETFDFPDLKVMLLFLRNNSLTSLTIEDHVRFVQANQNRIRTITGTGRNVTDLVLNDNAISDVTALSHMTNLTKLSLSNNPLRSDSVFSSLPYLQELLLSNTSIKISENTFANLSSMVLLDLSFNNLTQLDFHMFSSMNELETLIVAYNQIQMINFIELREYLPKLRVLEICGNGWNSTYMEHTLMHMRYYKLKADVQGLSQSLLFQSFYVDLCSAKSETSTKASVEDADYSSEDVSDILEQEFAEFYPSSSPVPNQAGSEAGKPVPMSTTTIPTTMKDVAVEPMTSVSVNTAVTMPAADPSAVPADQQPVVGSSPLYVTFQVLVYTFSVFGVVCLVVLGYYVRQRRFDVRRLTPVDSSADSVRLM, from the exons ATGACGAAGTTTACCATTGCAGG CCTGCTCGTGGGCCTCCTGACCCTGAATGCCCTCGTTTCATACAAGTCGGCGGATGCAGCGTTGTGCATGTGTCATGTAATGAGTTGCGTTTTGATCAACGGGAACAGTTCCATACTGAAAGACGCCGAGTTGTACTGCCCAGCGATCATGAAAACCATCCACGATATCCTGGTCTTGCGCTTCAATGAAACGACCCTTGCGGCGGACATACTCGACGCGTACACCAACCTGACTTCGATAGAGCTTTTGGAAGGATCGATTCAACGCATCGAGCCAGGTGCATTCGAGAAGCTGCCAAATCTCATCAAGATAGACATACGAAGGCAAAACATTAGTACACTCGAAGACTACACCTTCCGCGGATTGGGTGCGTTGGAGATACTTGATCTGTTCTCTAACAATTTGACAAGCATCGCACCGTTTGCTTTCGATGGTCTCAAGAGCCTTAGCCGTCTCACACTGTCGGGCAATAAGCTCACCCAGCTACCAGCAAAGCTTATCAGCTCATCGCCGATGCTGAAATCGATCGCTTTAAGCCACAATTTGCTCACAAGCCTTCCGGAGGGATTTTTCGACAACATCGATTTTCTTCTCCGCTTGGACTTGACGAACAATCGGCTGGAGACGTTTGACTTCCCCGACCTGAAGGTAATGCTGCTGTTCCTGCGCAACAACTCACTCACCAGCCTTACGATCGAAGATCACGTAAGGTTTGTGCAGGCAAATCAAAACCGTATTCGAACGATTACGGGCACCGGTCGGAATGTAACCGATCTGGTGCTAAACGACAACGCCATCTCGGATGTAACGGCGCTCTCGCACATGACCAACCTGACCAAGCTAAGTCTCAGCAATAACCCGCTGCGATCGGATAGTGTCTTTTCTTCATTGCCATACCTGCAAGAACTGCTGCTGAGCAACACCAGCATCAAAATAAGTGAAAACACGTTTGCCAACCTTAGCTCGATGGTACTGTTGGATCTTTCGTTCAACAATCTGACGCAGCTGGACTTCCACATGTTCTCTTCCATGAACGAGCTCGAAACGCTGATCGTAGCTTACAACCAAATCCAGATGATTAACTTTATCGAACTGCGAGAGTATCTGCCAAAGCTACGTGTGCTGGAAATCTGCGGCAATGGTTGGAACTCGACGTACATGGAGCACACGCTAATGCACATGCGCTACTACAAACTAAAGGCCGACGTGCAAGGGCTCTCGCAATCTTTGCTCTTCCAGTCGTTTTACGTCGATCTATGCTCGGCAAAATCGGAAACCTCTACCAAAGCATCCGTGGAGGATGCAGACTACTCCTCTGAAGATGTTAGTGACATACTGGAGCAGGAATTTGCCGAGTTCTATCCTTCATCCTCTCCGGTCCCTAATCAAGCTGGTTCGGAAGCGGGTAAACCTGTCCCGATGTCTACCACGACCATTCCGACGACGATGAAGGATGTGGCTGTGGAACCGATGACTTCGGTTAGTGTGAACACAGCCGTCACTATGCCCGCCGCGGATCCATCCGCTGTACCCGCTGATCAGCAACCGGTGGTAGGATCATCTCCACTCTACGTCACCTTCCAGGTGCTAGTGTACACGTTCTCCGTTTTCGGTGTGGTGTGTCTCGTAGTGCTCGGGTACTATGTGCGCCAACGACGTTTTGATGTGCGCCGTTTAACTCCCGTCGATTCGAGTGCTGACTCAGTACGGCTAATGTAG
- the LOC126558275 gene encoding V-type proton ATPase subunit S1, protein MAKLGVSVALLLAFAVFGTARASSNVPVFVWGKPSVTYVPALSRYSSSEFAALVEAQIDENTFTVVFAEDRLSAEDLSQCKLKTQTCFKNLQKLERKSYLPSVEEPLSVLEGSNAQSVQLLADGTLSERVVPQAGGIVVVNLSGGDFASHDAIIDALYTRLRNAHPNIVAIYTAKTPSFSYSSLVRKTRQAEQEPEPVREVLSTDGFLMVYEAFRFGQADAEELTSAKLDRAAKVENATTDSMQIRLTGAGAQVDLFFLLTQGSWEVTGVWFDNQEYYLRHRVHVNQHFSYACNSWEYYSYDLQKKIVFDEVQVQPFWSADGEAMASNRFGDAWYCVGFTSGGILSGLFLILIFIIIGSYGITWMMDIRTMDRFDDPKGKTITVNAAE, encoded by the exons ATGGCCAAGTTGGGAGTTTCAGTGGCGTTGCTCCTAGCATTTGCCGTTTTCGGCACTGCTCGTGCTTCCTCCAACGTTCCAGTTTTCGTCTGGGGCAAACCCTC TGTTACGTATGTTCCGGCACTGAGCCGCTACTCGAGCTCGGAATTTGCAGCCCTGGTAGAAGCCCAGATCGATGAAAACACGTTCACGGTCGTGTTTGCGGAAGACCGACTGTCGGCGGAAGATCTCAGCCAGTGCAAGCTGAAGACACAAACTTGCTTCAAGAATCTGCAAAAGCTCGAACGCAAATCGTATCTTCCGAGCGTCGAGGAACCGTTGAGCGTGCTGGAAGGTTCGAACGCCCAGAGCGTACAGCTGCTGGCCGATGGAACGCTCAGCGAACGGGTTGTACCGCAGGCGGGTGGTATTGTGGTGGTGAACCTGTCAGGTGGAGATTTTGCATCACATGATGCCATCATCGATGCGCTGTACACGCGTCTACGCAACGCTCATCCCAACATTGTAGCCATCTACACCGCCAAAACGCCGTCCTTCAGTTACTCCAGTTTGGTGCGAAAGACGCGTCAAGCCGAACAGGAACCAGAACCCGTACGGGAGGTGCTGTCGACCGATGGATTCCTGATGGTGTACGAAGCATTCCGGTTCGGTCAGGCCGATGCTGAGGAGCTTACCTCCGCCAAGCTGGATCGTGCTGCCAAGGTTGAAAACGCTACCACCGATTCCATGCAAATTCGGCTAACTGGGGCGGGAGCACAGGTGGATCTGTTCTTCCTGCTGACCCAAGGCTCATGGGAGGTCACGGGTGTGTGGTTCGACAATCAGGAATATTATCTTCGCCATCGAGTGCACGTGAACCAGCACTTCTCGTATGCCTGCAACTCTTGGGAGTACTATTCGTACGATTTGCAGAAGAAAATTGTCTTCGATGAAGTGCAAGTGCAACCGTTCTGGTCTGCAGATGGTGAGGCGATGGCAAGCAACAGGTTCGGTGACGCATGGTACTGCGTTGGTTTTACCAGCGGTGGTATCCTGTCCGGGCTATTTTTGATTCtgattttcatcatcatcggctcGTACGGTATTACCTGGATGATGGATATCCGTACGATGGACCGCTTCGATGATCCGAAGGGAAAAACCATTACGGTGAATGCTGCTGAATAA